The nucleotide window GCGCTCCCGGTGCGGTCAGGGGGTTGACCTGCTGCGGCGTGGGCACGGATGGCCTTGCGACGGTTGGAGTTTGCACCGAGGGTGTCTGTATGGTAGGCACCTGAACCGTGGGCGTTTGTATTGGCGCCGCTGGCATTCGCTGCGAGAGCGTGGGCGAAGTACCGCCCCCGAAGGGTTGGGCACCCGTGCCGTTGGGGCTGGGCGTATTGCTTCCGCCAATTTGAGCGTTGGGCGCGCCAGTTCCCTGAACAAAAACGGAATCTGACGCGGCAAAGGCCGCGCCGCCCGGCAGCGCCAGGGACACGCACAGGCTGTACACGAATACGGCCCGGATGGCTAAAATAAGATGGGCGCGGCTGTAAACCGCGCCCCATCGAAGAAACATGCGGGTGTTCCTTACGGTTTACGTTTGGGGCAGTTAAAATTCATAAAGTCCACTTCCGGGCGGCTTGTGAGGCGCTCGTCAGGCACCAGAGCATAGCCGCGCCAGTCGCGCAAGGTGGCATTGATTCTATCCATATTCACGTAAGCCAGCAAGGCGGGCCAGCGGTCGGCCATATCACGCAGCATGCGCGCGTAGGTGACTTCCCCGCCGTGGAAACCGTCAAAGAACTCGCAGTCGCCAGAGGCAAAGGTGCGCGGGTCGGTAAATTCCATAACATCAATGCCACGGGCAAGCAGGGCGTCGCGCAGCTTGAAGAGGTGCGGATAATCGGCCTCGCGTTCGCGCATGGCGTCAAGCACACGGACAGAAAGGGGCGAAATGAAAACAAAGGTGGCAATGCCCCTGGCCTTGAGCCGGCAGTAAATTTCTGCAAAGGCGTCCAGATGGGCGCTGCTGATGCCGCCGGGGTCGCGGCTGTCAGCCAGCGGCTTGGCGTGGAAAAAGGCCTTGGTACCGTAGCGTACCTGCTTGAGGGTGTCCTCGAACTGGTAGTCAAAGGGCCGCTTTTGTCCGGTGCTTTCACCTGTATAATACCAGGAGCCGTCAGAGCCAAAGCCGTCGTTGTACTGCTGGGCCATGATGCCGTAACGGACGTTGCGGAATCCGCCCATGGACTGCGGCAACATGGGGGCGATAAAGTCCCTGAACGAAATCTTGCCTTCAAGCAGCCATGTCCAAGGTTTCTTGAGGCTGTCGAAACCGTAGTTGTACGATCCGCTGGTGGGCGGTTCTTCCTTGAAAGGATCGGCATTCCACTGCGGCATGAACCACCAGAAGTCCAGCCCGATGATGATGGCATCCGGCTTGTGGATGCGCAGCATGGCATCAATGGTTGAGCGCAACACGGGCAGATTGCCCGCCGTGCCGCCCACATTGAGGAAGGGCTTGCGGAAGTATGCGCCCCGGAACTGCATGACCCGCGAGGAACCCACGACGGCGATTTCAGGCTTCACCTTGGCATAGAGTTGCAGTTTGTAGTCCACAAAATCCTGGGAAACGCCGGATCCAAACACGGCAAAATTCCCCTTGGACTGTTCGTTGACGGCCCGTTCCACGGCTACGTCGCCGCTGCTGTGCAGCCACCACGCGGTATAGGGAACGGCCAGCAGGCATCCCGCCAGGACAAGGCCCAGCAGCACGAGAAAATAACGCTTCAAAAAGGCGGTTTCTGTGTTGTTCATGGCGTTCACGCGTGGTTAAAATTGGAAGTACAGGAAGGTCGCCTTGCGCGAAACCAGAATCAGGGTGAGGAAGGCCATAACGGCCAGCCCCGTAGCCCAGGCGGCTGTGGGCCGCCAGCTCAGGCGCGGGCGGCTTCCATCGCGTCTGCCGTGCAGAACCTCGTGGCTGTTGGGCAGCGCCCAGACCACCAGAAAGCTCACCAGCAGCAGGGCAAAGGGAACCCATCCCTGAATGTAGTTGTTGGGCAGCCAGCGGGCCACCAGGGCGGCAAAGCCCGTAAGCCCGTCGGTTGTTGCGCTCAGGCCCGCCGCTTCACGCGTAAACGGCCCTGTGAACATGGCTTTGAACATGCGGCCCGCGCCTTCAATTGTCAGCGCGCGGAACACAACCCAGCACAGATTGATGCAGAAAAATGTAAACAGGATGGAGCAGATGCGCAACGGCGCAAGGGCCAATACGCGTTCCAGCGTTTTGCCCTTGATGCAGGCGCGGAAAAAGTGGTTGATGCCCAGCATGGAACCGTGCAGCGCCCCCCAGACAATAAAGGTCCAGCCAGCGCCGTGCCACGCGCCGCCGATCAGCATGGTCAGAAACAGGTTGCGGTACTGCATGAGCCGCCCTTTGCGGTTGCCGCCAAGGGGGATGTACAGAAAATCGCGCAGCCACGAACTGAGCGTGATGTGCCAGCGCCGCCAAAAGTCCACAATGCCTGTGGATTTATAGGGCGAATCAAAGTTTTCCGGCAGCTTGAGGCCCAGCATGAGGGCAAGGCCAATGGCCATGTCCGTGTAGCCAGAAAAGTCGAAATACAGCTGGAAGGTATAGCACAGCGAACCCAGCCACGCCTCGGCCCCGCTGAGCGGAAAGGCCTTTTCCGCCGCATTGAAGACAGAGTCGGCGTACATGGCAATGCTGTCGGCCAGCAGAACCTTTTTGATCATGCCGAAGGTAAAAAGCGTAAAGCCCTGAGCCAGATTCTCAGCATTGGTGGGGGCAAGTGTGTCAAACTGAGGGCCGATCTGCTCATAGCGCACGATTGGCCCGGAAATCACATAGGGAAAACATGCGGAAAACAGCGCATGCCGCGTAAAGCCCTGAGGCGTTACCTGCCCACGGTATACGCTGACAAGCCAGGCGATCTGGATGAAGGTATAAAAAGAAATACCCAAGGGCAGCCCGGGCGGGGTGAAATGCCACTGCGCATGCAGCAGCGCCCCAAGATTCTGGGCCAGAAAGGCGGAATACTTGAACCACAGCAGGGGCAGCAGGTTGAGCACCAGGGCAAGGATAAGCAGACCCTTGCGGCTCAGGTGGAACCGGCAGCCAGCCTGCTTGCGCAAACCGCACAGGCAGGCCTTTTCGGCTTCGCCTTCCGCGTTTTCAGCGGGGGCTGCATCCTGTTTTAGCTCTGGCTCTGGCGCTGCCAGGGCAAGGGCAAAGGCATAGTTCATGCCCAGAATTACAGCCAGCAGAATCAGGAAGGGCAAACCCCACAAGCCGTAAAATACTACGGAAAAAGCCAGCAGCACCAGGGCAAGACCCGTGGGGCCGTAGCCCTGGGTCAGCCGCCAGCATACCAGCAGCAGGGGTAGAAAGGCGAAAAGGAATGTGTACGAGTTGAAAAGCATGTGCGACTCCCGTTGGACGGCGTGGACATGCCCGCCGCGCTGGCGTCAGCCTGGATTCTTCCGATTTTGCGGTGTGGGATGCTTCGCACTTGCGGCTGAGCCGCTGAAATGCCGGGCATCCTGCTTTGATCCCCAGTGCCGCCTTGCGTTCCGCACAGCAGGGCAAGGCGGTTGCTCAAGCCCGGCACGCATGTCTGCCGTGCCGGGCTGTGCATTTTTGGTAGGCCAAATGGCAAAGAAAAAGCGCGCACGACAAGAAACGCGTCACACGCGCCCCCACCGGCATGCCAAGGCTGCCGAGGCTCCGAGCTTGCCTAGGGGTTCAGCTCTGCGCGAAGCTTGCGCGAGAGGCGGAACACCATAACCTTGCGCGGCGGCAGGGTGATGGTTTCATCTGTCTTGGGGTTGCGGCCCTTGCGGGAGGCCTTGTCATAACACTCAAACTTGCCGAAGCCGCTGATAAGCAGGGCCCGGTCTTTTTTGATGGCGACCTTCATGATCTCCAGCAGTTTTTCTACCACGTTCTTGACATCTACGCGGTTTTTGTCCGTTTCTTCGTAGATGGCCTCCACGATGTCCGCTTTGGTCAGTGTTTTTTTCATAGTGCTCTCCGGCGCAGTGCGCTGGTATGGCTGAGTGGAACCCAGTGTTCCTAATGCCCCGCAGCAATGTTTGTCAGCTTCACACAAACGGAACTTTTGTGTAAAATACACGCAAGTTACAGACAGAGCAAGGTTTTTTTAAAAAAATCGCCTGCATGTCATTTTCCGTCCAATGCGCTCTACATACCGTTTCACAGTCAGCGAGCCCCATATGCCCCCCAAAAAAAAGTTTTTGTCCATGACCCTTATGGACATTTCTTCGCCCTTTTATAGACAAGCTCATTCCGTGGATGCCTGCTGTGAATCTGTGCCCGCCGCACTGCATGACCAGGGAGCTAATATGAATATGGCTCAGAATATTGCGCAGGCCTCATCGCAGATTGGAGGCAAAGAGCGCCCGGTGCCGCTGAATTTTGCATGGCTGCAGCGCGATGCGGAACCTCGGCAGGCCGTTGTGCCGGTGTTTTTGCCATTCAGGGGCTGCCCTGTGCGTTGTGTTTTTTGCGCGCAGGACGTGCAGACCGGCGTTGGCGACTGCCAAAATCCGGATTGTGCGGAAGGCTCGCGCGCCGCAAGTATGGAGGGGCTGCTGTGCGCCGCACGGGAAAATCTGCGCCTGCGCCATGAGAGCGGGCAGCCTGCGGCGGAGCTGGCATTTTACGGCGGCACGTTCACCGCATTGCCGGAGGAGGATCTGACCGCCTGCCTCAATCTGGCCTGCGAAGCGCAGGAAAAAGGCTGGATAAATTCCTTCCGCTGTTCAACCCGTCCGGACAGGGTGGATGCCCCAATACTGGAGAGGTTGCGCGCCGCAGGCTGTGGAATGGTGGAACTGGGCGTGCAGAGCTTTGCTGATAGTGCGCTTGCGGCCTCGCGCCGGGGCTATACCGGCGGCACTGCCCAGGCGGCCTGCGCCCTTGTGCGGGCTGCTGGCCTCAAGCTGGTGGTGCAGCTCTTGCCCGGCATGCCGGGGCATAGCCCACGGTTTTTTATGGACGATGTGCCTACGGCCCTTGCTGCGGGCGCGCAGATGCTGCGGTTTTATCCCTGTCTTGTGCTTGAAGGCACCGGTCTTGCCGCCATGTGGCGCGAAGGGAGCTACAAACCCTGGCCGCTGGAGGATACGCTTGAAAATCTTGCCCACGGCTGGCTCGTGGCAGCACGGGCCAACGTGCCCGTGATTCGCATGGGTCTTGCCCCGGAGCCGGGGCTGGAGAGTGCCGTGCTTGCCGGGCCTGTGGACAGGGAACTTGGCGGCAGGGTCAAGGGGCGTGCCTTGCTGCTGGCGGTAAGGGAACTGCTTGGCGAGAGTGTGGCAACACCAGCTGCGCAGTTTGATTTGTATCTGCCCCGGTCAGCCCAGGGTTCCTTTTGGGGCGCAAAGGGCGAACTGCGCGCGAGATGGGCGGCGTTGGGGCTGCGAACGGTAGTTTTTGACGATGCGGCAACGCCGCAGCTTGATTTTAACCCGGTCTGATCAGCGGGAGAGGTCTCGCTGGGGAGATGCCTTTTGCAAAAAGGTTTTTCCTGCGCTCACCCAATAAAGTTTCAAACATATGTCACGCTGTTGCGAAGGATCTTTTGCCTGAAACGCAGGCAGAGTGATACCGCGCAGGGCAAAACGCACAGAACCCGCCTTAAGACGGGTTCTGTGCGTTTGTTGCCATCTCTGGAAAAGGAGGCGGCCGCCGGGGGGGAACCGGCGGCCGAGAAGGGAGGGAGGGTGTTGATGGTTAAAAGGTTCTGTTCAAAGGAGGAGGTTTTGGAGGCTCCGTGATGCCCCCCTTGGGGGTAGGGGACAGGACGGAAATTTGTTCTCAGTGATCCTGTATATGTCAACCGCCTTTGGCGGACGAGTTGGGAGCGGCAATTTAGGTTAATTGGGGGTTACTGGGCCGCGCCGTGCTGATGTTTCGCCGCAGCGGGGGCGTCCTTTTTGGGCATGTGGGCAGCTGCAGGCTTGCCGACTTCCTTTTCAAGACGCTGGGTCATGGTTTCGTGCATCTGGCCGAGCTGCTTTCTGAGTTGCAATATTTCGGTGGCAGTGGCGCGCACAGCCGCAATATCGGGGCTGGAGGCATTTTGCAGGGCGCGCAGCTCCTGTCGCTTGATGAACATCTGGTCCTTTACGGGTTCCATCTGTTTGACGAACTCGTCCACAATGGCATCATACTTCTGCTGTTGTTCGGGGGTATACGCCCCACGTCCCATCATGCCGTGTCCTTGCATTCCGGGGCAGGGCATTTCACCCATGCAGCCGCCCATTTCCCGCATGCCTTCGGGCATATCGCCTGCGGGGCCAGGCTGGCTGTAGGCAGTTATGGCGCCACCCATCAGGGTTGCTGCAAGTATGGCTGCGATGGCGATGTTTTTGGATTTCATGGAAGGCTACCTCGTAGTCTTTTTTCTCGTATATGGTTTCGTTGTTCCTGCAACGTTTGCTTGTCATATAGCAATGCGTGTGCCAACTAAATTTTATTTAATAAAATCAATATATTGATGCATTATTCCTCGCGGCCGTTGCGCCAGCGGGCAGAGAAGCGTATGTTTTTTATACATTCGGGCATTGTTCCTGTATAAAATTTGTACATCTGCATAATTTTCTTACAGGGGCTACCGGGCAAAATTGAATAAAAAACGCGCCCGCCTTGAGGGCGGACGCGTGTTGCTGCGAGCAGATTGTCGCGGTTATTTGCTGGCGGAAGTGGACAGACCGGGATATTCCATGCTGCACCCGCGGGTTTGCGGGCTGCCAAGCGGAACGCCTACCTCAGTACCCATGCGCTGGTCTGCTCGTTGCAGAAGGGCGCGCAGTTCATCTCGCAATTGCTGTAATTCATGCCCCAGACGGGGCAGCGTTTCCGGCGAGGTGGTCTGGTTGTAGCTCAGGTGGGCAAGCTCGTTTTTTTTCAGCATGATGCTTTTGCGCAGTTCGTTCACCTTGGGGGAGTATTCGTCAATGACGGCCTGGGCTTTGGCCCGCTGCGCGGGCGAAAGCTGTTGCAGCCATGTCCGCATATCTGCGGCGTGGTTGGCTGCGGGGCTTCCCGGCGAAGGTGTATATTCCGCATAGTCGGTCTGATCCGCCGCCGTTGGCTGGGGGAGGCACAGACTGGCCAGAACACAAAGGGAAAGAAGGGGTTTCATCATAAAAGACCTTCTGAAGAATAAACTCGTCCCGCTCTCATACCAATCACTGAGCGGGGTGGCAAGATTCCCGGCTTTGTGGGCGCAAGGGATGATTATTTTATTGCAAAAAGCGTGCAAATTTTTTTACTCGTGGTGCGCCTCTGGCGGTGCCGCGCGCAATACAGAGTGTGCCGTATGAATATGGAAAACAGCACGGCTGAAAAAAACGGGCAGGAAGCTGCGCAGCAGGGCGCAGCCGCAGCAAGCCCCACAGGCTCCGCAAGTTCCACAGATAAGTCGCGGACAGTGCAAACCGTTGCTGTTGGCGCGCATACGCCGCTCGGCCTGCTGCTGGGCGGGGCCGCCGTTGTGCTGGCTCTCATGGTAACGCTGCTGACCCTTATTTCCATTGACCGCAGCGAGGCCGCCATGGCCCGCCTGCTGGCGGAAAAGGGTTCATCGCTGATCATCGCCTTCGAGAGTATCCTGCGTTCGGGCATGCGCAGCGAGGCTGGCGTCCGTCTTCAGGTGCTGCTGGAAGAAATGGCTGAAAGCCCCGGCATTGTTTTTGTGGCCGTGACCATGCCTGACGGCACCATTGTGGCGCACAGCAACCCTGCCCGGCTTGGCGAAATTTTGCAGGTGGGCTCGCACGAAGCCGATGAGGCCACCATGCGCGACCTTGCCCCCGACATGCTGCCCCACTGGGGCATCATGCGCATGGAGGGGCGGCGCGTGTTTGCCGTGTACAGGCAATTTTCGCCGGGTATACGCGATCTGCCAAGGGGCTTTCCGCTGCCGGTGATTTTTCTCGGCCTTGATCTTTCGCCCTTTGAAATAACGCGCAGCCAGAACCGGGACTACGTGGCCATGCTGGCCGCAGTGACCCTATTGGTGGGCCTGGCCTGCCTGGTGGCCCTGTACTATGCCGAGCGGGCGCGGGAATCGCGTCAGCGGCAGCGCATGGCCGAGGGCAAGGTGCGCAGGCTTGAAGAAGAAGTGCGCCGCAAGGAAAAGCTGGCCGCTGTGGGCAATCTGGCCGCAGGGGTTGCGCACGAAATCCGCAATCCTCTAAGCTCCATCAAGGGCTACGCCACCTACTTCGGCCAGCGCTTTCCCGAAGGCAGCGAAGACCGCGAGGCCGCCAATGTGATGGTGCACGAGGTTGACCGGCTCAATCGCGTAATTATGGATCTTATAGGGCTTTCGCGCCCCAGCGATGTGAGCCCGCATCCGACTGATCTCAAGCTTGTGGTGGATCACGTGACGCGTCTCATCCATCAGGATGCGGACAAGCGCAATGTCAAGATTGTCTGCCGTTCGCCCCGGCGGGTGCCGCTGGCCCTGGCCGACCCCGAACGCATGGGGCAGGCCCTGTTGAACCTCTGCCTCAACGCTCTGGACGCCATGCCCGAGGGCGGGCAGCTCACGCTTGCCATTGTGGAGCGCAAAGGGCGCGTGTGCCTTATGGTGCGCGATAACGGCACAGGTATTGAGGCCAGCCAGCTGCCGCATATTTTTGACCCCTACTATACCACCAAGGGGCAGGGTACGGGGCTGGGACTTGCCATGGTACACAAGATTGTGGAAGCCCACGACGGCGAAATCAGCGTTACCTCGCGCCCCGCGCAGACAGCGCGCCGTGGTGAAACCACGTTCCGCATCTGGCTGCCCCGCGCGGCGGAAGGCACGGTGGCGCAGGACAATCGTAAAAAATGACCTGCGCGGTTGCGGCGCGGCCTGGGATTTCAGGTTTTTGCCAAGCATAAAGTGAGGATACGGTGAGCAACTGCATACTGGTTGTAGACGATGACGATGCCCACCGCGGCATGCTGCGCACCATGCTGCGCTCCTGGGGATATGCTGTGGAAGAAGCCACGGACGGCGACGAGGCCGTTCCTCTGGTGCGCGAAAAATCCTTTGACGCAGTGCTGACTGACGTGCGCATGGCGCGCATGGACGGCATCCACGCGCTCAAGAATATTCTTGAATATAATCCAGCACTCCCCGTGGTGCTCATGACGGCCTATTCCTCTGTGGAAACTGCCGTGGAGGCCCTGCGCCTCGGCGCATACGACTATCTGGTCAAGCCGCTGGATTTTGAGGCGCTCAGACATACGCTTGAAAAAGCCATTGAACATTCGCGCCTCAGTGTGGAAAACCGCGAGCTGCGCCGTCAGCTCGGCGATGCCGCCGCGCGCCCCGGCATCCTTGGCCGTAGCGCCTCCATCCGCGCCATGCAGGAAATTATCGCCACCGTTGCCCCTACCGAGGCCACTGTGCTTATTTCCGGTGAATCCGGCACAGGCAAGGAACTGGTGGCCCGCGCCCTGCACTGCGCCAGCGCCAGAGCGGATAAACCCCTGGTAACGGTGAACTGCGCGGCCCTGGCCGAAAATCTGCTGGAATCCGAACTGTTCGGGCACGAAAAAGGCTCGTTCACCGGCGCGGACCGCCGCCGCGAAGGGCGCTTTGCCCAGGCCAACGGGGGTACGCTTTTTCTGGACGAAATTGGCGAAATGCCTCTTGCCCTTCAGTCAAAGCTTTTGCGCGCCTTGCAGCAGGGCGAGGTGCAGCGCGTGGGGGCCGATGCCGCCATAACCGTAGATGTGCGCATACTGGCGGCCACCAACCGCGACCTGCGCGAAGAAGTGGCTCAAAAGCGCTTTCGCGAGGATCTGTATTTCCGCCTCAACGTCATCTGTATTGAAGTGCCGCCCCTGCGCGACCGCGCCGAGGATATTCCTGTGCTCGCCGCGCATTTTCTGGAACGCTTTGCCAGCCGCAACCGCAAAAGTGTGCGCGGATTTTCGCCGCAGGCGCTGGCCTGCATGCTGCGCTACGGCTGGCCCGGCAATGTGCGAGAACTGGAAAACGCCGTGGAACGCGCAGTGATTCTCTGCAACGGCGACCTCATCACCGAGCGCGAATTGCCCTCTGTGGTCACTGGCCCCGCCCTGCCCGATGAACGCCAGCCCGAGGTGGACGCCTCCCTGGCAGGTCTGCCCCTTGATGCCGTGGAGCGCCGCGCCATTGAGGAAACCCTGCGCCAGACAGGCGACAACAAGAGCGAGGCGGCCCGGCAGCTGGGAATTACAAGGGCTACCCTGCATAACAAGCTCCGCAAGTACGGCCTTGAGTGATCGTGTTCTTTTGCGCGCTGACGGCGTTCCGCTGCGGGGGCGACATCGGTCATGGACCGAACGTCCACTCCCTCTGTCGCCTCTTGCGGGCCTTGCCAGCGCACAAAATTCCTCCGATCACTAGGTGGATGTGGGGCTGGGTTCTTTTGCGCGCTGGCAAGGAAGAAGTGTATAACACTCCTCCGAGCATCAGTTACGGATGGAAGGCGGGGCTGTTGCACCCTGGCGGCGTGCCCCTCTGAGGTCATTTTGGGGTGATTGGCCTGAAAAATCAAAGGAAATGGCGAGTTGCACTGATGAATGCCGCGCGGTAAGGCATTGGAGAGAGGTTTTCAATGAGAACAGCAGAAGACGGCATTGCCTTGTATCGTGGTGCTGATGGAGCAATGCGGCTACTGAAAATTGTTGCAGTTCTACTTGTTATTGCATGCGCTGAAACGTATATGTATTGGAAATTTTCAGTGCCAGCGAGCAGCAGCGCGGGTGAGTCAATGGCCTTGTCACCAGAAGCGGCTCGTGAGTATGTCTTAAAGACGAAAAAATTGATTATTATTGACGTGCGCAGTCAAAAAGAATTTGCAGATGGGCATCTTCCAAACGCCGTCAACATGCCACTATATGCTTTTCAGAATTCTGTAAAAAATATTCCGCAGGAATCTGCTGTGCTGTTGCACTGCCAGTACGGTTACAGGGCGCTTCAGGCATACAAGCTGTTCAGGCGGTTGCGGCCAGACATCACCAATGTCCGTTACGCAGCGGGGCAGTTGCATTTTTCATTTTTGCAGAAAGAAGGCCAGTCGGGCCAGTAAGGACAAGCCCGCCTGTCACCGCGACAGCACGCCACAGAAATAAGGCTCGCTGCTCCTGCTGCCTGAGCCGACCTGACGCTAAAAACTCTCAAGCCGAGCCTCTGCTTCTTTTTCCATATTTTCTTCATTGAAAAAGAGTACCAGCAGAGCGTTTCTGTTTCGCGTTTCCGTCTTGCGCAATATTTGCCGGATGTGGGTTTTGAGCGTGTTTTCAGAAATATGCAGCCGATCGCAAATGGCAGACGTATCGCACCCCTCCAGAATCAGACACAAAACATCCCGTTCGCGCAAAGAAATGCCATATTTCAGGGCAAAATCAGCTATGCTGTCTGCCCGGCAGCGTTCGCTTTTGTGCGATTCCTGCGGGGTGAAGGCTTTGTGCTCTGTTTTGTCTTCGCTGTCCGCCGTGGGCGTTTTTGATACCCCGGAAAGCGTCAGGGCGTACTGGATGCGGGAGCTGACATAGCTGAAGGCCGTAGTGAGAAAAAGGCACCAGAATGCAACCGGCACTGTACCGGGAAAGTGCTCCACAAAGCGGTATACGCACAAGAAAGCCATAAGCATTACAAGGTAAGGAATGGCAGAGATCAGGCCGCGCCGTGGAGAGTGTCTGCCGATCTGAGCAAAGACTAGCAGAAAGTACAATTGCGCAATGCCACGGCACGCAAGATCAATCACATAAATGATCCAGTAGATGACTGTCCCCTCTGTGATGATCACAAGGGTCGGGGATAAAATTACCCCGCCAATGCAGAAGAGTAACAGGCGCATGTCAGTGCCGTACTTGTCAATCAGCACGCCAACAATGGGATAGGCCAGCCACGTATACAGGTGTACCTGGGCGGGGATGGGAAAGGCCTGACTGTGAATCCTGTAAAAGGTAATGTCGATAAAGGCGTTTAGCAGAAAAAATATAAAGGCGATGACTGTCAGGTATCTGAGTGAAATTACTGTCAGCCTGTCTGACTTGCGCACAATTTCCAGGCCTTCTGCTGGCGGTTGTTCTTTGAACAGACAAATGGCCGCCATGCCGCCGCTCACGAACTGAAGGCACAGCATAAGCCATTGCAGCGCTTCATCTGAAAAGGGAAAGATGTATAAAAACAGCCAGAAAAAATCCCCAACAGCAAAGGCAACGCCCAGGTGAAAACCGGGTGATGAACTGCGGGCAAAGAAATTTTTGAGCAACGGGGGCAGAACCGCACCGCCCCAGAAACAGGCTCCGTAGGAGTAAATTGCATTGTGCTGGAGTATGCTTCCCGTCCACAGCAGCGCGCCCATCAGGGTCAAGGCCACGGCGCACGGGGCGCCAAAGCGTTTGGGAAGCCAGGTGGAAAAAAGCAGCCCGCCCAGAATTATGCCGCCGCAAAATCCGGCAACCGCGTTTTGCAGGGAAAAAGATACAATGCCAAGTCCCCGGCCTTCCAGAAAAATTACAAACTGGGCTGCCAGCAGGCTGGCAATGCCCATGCCGGAAATGACTGGCAATCCCTTTTTGCCTGATTCCATTGGTTCTCCGAGAGGTCAGCGTGGCTTGTCATCAGATAGTCAGTTGCAATTGCACTACCCCCTAAAAGAACACCACATTTATTGTGGGTCAATAGCAAATTCGTATATGTGTTATTCGATGCTGGTCGCATTATTTCACT belongs to Desulfovibrio desulfuricans DSM 642 and includes:
- a CDS encoding MBOAT family O-acyltransferase, which produces MLFNSYTFLFAFLPLLLVCWRLTQGYGPTGLALVLLAFSVVFYGLWGLPFLILLAVILGMNYAFALALAAPEPELKQDAAPAENAEGEAEKACLCGLRKQAGCRFHLSRKGLLILALVLNLLPLLWFKYSAFLAQNLGALLHAQWHFTPPGLPLGISFYTFIQIAWLVSVYRGQVTPQGFTRHALFSACFPYVISGPIVRYEQIGPQFDTLAPTNAENLAQGFTLFTFGMIKKVLLADSIAMYADSVFNAAEKAFPLSGAEAWLGSLCYTFQLYFDFSGYTDMAIGLALMLGLKLPENFDSPYKSTGIVDFWRRWHITLSSWLRDFLYIPLGGNRKGRLMQYRNLFLTMLIGGAWHGAGWTFIVWGALHGSMLGINHFFRACIKGKTLERVLALAPLRICSILFTFFCINLCWVVFRALTIEGAGRMFKAMFTGPFTREAAGLSATTDGLTGFAALVARWLPNNYIQGWVPFALLLVSFLVVWALPNSHEVLHGRRDGSRPRLSWRPTAAWATGLAVMAFLTLILVSRKATFLYFQF
- a CDS encoding integration host factor subunit alpha, with protein sequence MKKTLTKADIVEAIYEETDKNRVDVKNVVEKLLEIMKVAIKKDRALLISGFGKFECYDKASRKGRNPKTDETITLPPRKVMVFRLSRKLRAELNP
- a CDS encoding radical SAM protein; amino-acid sequence: MAQNIAQASSQIGGKERPVPLNFAWLQRDAEPRQAVVPVFLPFRGCPVRCVFCAQDVQTGVGDCQNPDCAEGSRAASMEGLLCAARENLRLRHESGQPAAELAFYGGTFTALPEEDLTACLNLACEAQEKGWINSFRCSTRPDRVDAPILERLRAAGCGMVELGVQSFADSALAASRRGYTGGTAQAACALVRAAGLKLVVQLLPGMPGHSPRFFMDDVPTALAAGAQMLRFYPCLVLEGTGLAAMWREGSYKPWPLEDTLENLAHGWLVAARANVPVIRMGLAPEPGLESAVLAGPVDRELGGRVKGRALLLAVRELLGESVATPAAQFDLYLPRSAQGSFWGAKGELRARWAALGLRTVVFDDAATPQLDFNPV
- a CDS encoding Spy/CpxP family protein refolding chaperone, which produces MKSKNIAIAAILAATLMGGAITAYSQPGPAGDMPEGMREMGGCMGEMPCPGMQGHGMMGRGAYTPEQQQKYDAIVDEFVKQMEPVKDQMFIKRQELRALQNASSPDIAAVRATATEILQLRKQLGQMHETMTQRLEKEVGKPAAAHMPKKDAPAAAKHQHGAAQ
- a CDS encoding periplasmic heavy metal sensor; its protein translation is MMKPLLSLCVLASLCLPQPTAADQTDYAEYTPSPGSPAANHAADMRTWLQQLSPAQRAKAQAVIDEYSPKVNELRKSIMLKKNELAHLSYNQTTSPETLPRLGHELQQLRDELRALLQRADQRMGTEVGVPLGSPQTRGCSMEYPGLSTSASK
- the zraS gene encoding two-component system sensor histidine kinase ZraS produces the protein MNMENSTAEKNGQEAAQQGAAAASPTGSASSTDKSRTVQTVAVGAHTPLGLLLGGAAVVLALMVTLLTLISIDRSEAAMARLLAEKGSSLIIAFESILRSGMRSEAGVRLQVLLEEMAESPGIVFVAVTMPDGTIVAHSNPARLGEILQVGSHEADEATMRDLAPDMLPHWGIMRMEGRRVFAVYRQFSPGIRDLPRGFPLPVIFLGLDLSPFEITRSQNRDYVAMLAAVTLLVGLACLVALYYAERARESRQRQRMAEGKVRRLEEEVRRKEKLAAVGNLAAGVAHEIRNPLSSIKGYATYFGQRFPEGSEDREAANVMVHEVDRLNRVIMDLIGLSRPSDVSPHPTDLKLVVDHVTRLIHQDADKRNVKIVCRSPRRVPLALADPERMGQALLNLCLNALDAMPEGGQLTLAIVERKGRVCLMVRDNGTGIEASQLPHIFDPYYTTKGQGTGLGLAMVHKIVEAHDGEISVTSRPAQTARRGETTFRIWLPRAAEGTVAQDNRKK
- a CDS encoding sigma-54-dependent transcriptional regulator, producing MLRTMLRSWGYAVEEATDGDEAVPLVREKSFDAVLTDVRMARMDGIHALKNILEYNPALPVVLMTAYSSVETAVEALRLGAYDYLVKPLDFEALRHTLEKAIEHSRLSVENRELRRQLGDAAARPGILGRSASIRAMQEIIATVAPTEATVLISGESGTGKELVARALHCASARADKPLVTVNCAALAENLLESELFGHEKGSFTGADRRREGRFAQANGGTLFLDEIGEMPLALQSKLLRALQQGEVQRVGADAAITVDVRILAATNRDLREEVAQKRFREDLYFRLNVICIEVPPLRDRAEDIPVLAAHFLERFASRNRKSVRGFSPQALACMLRYGWPGNVRELENAVERAVILCNGDLITERELPSVVTGPALPDERQPEVDASLAGLPLDAVERRAIEETLRQTGDNKSEAARQLGITRATLHNKLRKYGLE
- a CDS encoding rhodanese-like domain-containing protein; protein product: MRTAEDGIALYRGADGAMRLLKIVAVLLVIACAETYMYWKFSVPASSSAGESMALSPEAAREYVLKTKKLIIIDVRSQKEFADGHLPNAVNMPLYAFQNSVKNIPQESAVLLHCQYGYRALQAYKLFRRLRPDITNVRYAAGQLHFSFLQKEGQSGQ
- a CDS encoding response regulator transcription factor translates to MESGKKGLPVISGMGIASLLAAQFVIFLEGRGLGIVSFSLQNAVAGFCGGIILGGLLFSTWLPKRFGAPCAVALTLMGALLWTGSILQHNAIYSYGACFWGGAVLPPLLKNFFARSSSPGFHLGVAFAVGDFFWLFLYIFPFSDEALQWLMLCLQFVSGGMAAICLFKEQPPAEGLEIVRKSDRLTVISLRYLTVIAFIFFLLNAFIDITFYRIHSQAFPIPAQVHLYTWLAYPIVGVLIDKYGTDMRLLLFCIGGVILSPTLVIITEGTVIYWIIYVIDLACRGIAQLYFLLVFAQIGRHSPRRGLISAIPYLVMLMAFLCVYRFVEHFPGTVPVAFWCLFLTTAFSYVSSRIQYALTLSGVSKTPTADSEDKTEHKAFTPQESHKSERCRADSIADFALKYGISLRERDVLCLILEGCDTSAICDRLHISENTLKTHIRQILRKTETRNRNALLVLFFNEENMEKEAEARLESF